In Curtobacterium sp. TC1, the following proteins share a genomic window:
- the purB gene encoding adenylosuccinate lyase — MTPLPPQPISPLDGRYYPIVHTVGEHLSEAGLNRARIVVEVEWLVFLTDHAMFTTSPLSVDDKAALRRIAETFGHDQIAELAEIEATTRHDVKAVEYFVRRRLSELGLDSIAELTHFAATSEDVNNLSYALTVRDTIDQVWLPAFRAVLEKLRTLAVELRAVPMLSHTHGQPATPSTLGKELAVVVYRLERVLAQIEGGEYLGKFSGATGTFSAHLAADPEADWPTLSREFVEGLGLTWNPLTTQIESHDWQAELYDRVRHANRILHNLATDVWTYISMGYFTQIPVAGATGSSTMPHKINPIKFENAEANLEISSALFSTLSETLVTSRLQRDLTDSTTQRNIGVAFGHSLLALDNLRRGLGEIAVNEAKLADDLDHNWEVLAEAIQTVIRAEVTAGQSNIEDPYAMLKDLTRGKRVTQQDLIVFVNGLDISDGAKARLTNLTPATYTGLADELVDHLDV, encoded by the coding sequence ATGACCCCCCTTCCCCCGCAGCCGATCAGCCCGCTCGACGGGCGCTACTACCCGATCGTGCACACGGTGGGCGAGCACCTCTCCGAGGCCGGGCTCAACCGCGCACGCATCGTGGTCGAGGTCGAGTGGCTGGTCTTCCTGACCGACCACGCGATGTTCACCACCTCGCCGCTCAGCGTCGACGACAAGGCCGCGCTCCGGCGCATCGCGGAGACCTTCGGGCACGACCAGATCGCCGAACTCGCCGAGATCGAGGCCACCACGCGCCACGACGTCAAGGCCGTCGAGTACTTCGTCCGCCGACGGCTGTCGGAGCTCGGGCTCGACTCGATCGCGGAGCTCACGCACTTCGCCGCCACGAGCGAGGACGTCAACAACCTGTCCTACGCCCTGACCGTGCGGGACACCATCGACCAGGTCTGGCTGCCGGCGTTCCGCGCCGTGCTCGAGAAGCTGCGGACGCTCGCCGTCGAGCTGCGTGCCGTCCCGATGCTCTCCCACACGCACGGGCAGCCGGCGACCCCCTCGACGCTCGGCAAGGAGCTCGCGGTCGTCGTCTACCGGCTCGAGCGCGTCCTGGCCCAGATCGAGGGCGGCGAGTACCTCGGCAAGTTCTCCGGTGCGACCGGCACCTTCTCGGCCCACCTCGCCGCCGACCCCGAGGCCGACTGGCCGACGCTGTCCCGCGAGTTCGTCGAGGGCCTCGGGCTGACCTGGAACCCGCTCACCACGCAGATCGAGTCGCACGACTGGCAGGCCGAGCTGTACGACCGGGTCCGGCACGCCAACCGCATCCTGCACAACCTGGCGACCGACGTGTGGACGTACATCTCGATGGGGTACTTCACGCAGATCCCGGTCGCCGGCGCCACGGGGTCGTCGACGATGCCGCACAAGATCAACCCGATCAAGTTCGAGAACGCCGAGGCGAACCTCGAGATCTCGTCGGCGCTGTTCTCCACGCTGTCCGAGACCCTGGTGACGAGCCGTCTGCAGCGTGACCTGACCGACTCGACCACGCAGCGCAACATCGGCGTCGCCTTCGGGCACTCGCTGCTCGCGCTCGACAACCTGCGCCGGGGCCTGGGCGAGATCGCGGTGAACGAGGCCAAGCTCGCCGACGACCTCGACCACAACTGGGAGGTCCTCGCCGAGGCCATCCAGACGGTCATCCGCGCCGAGGTCACCGCCGGGCAGTCGAACATCGAGGACCCCTACGCGATGCTCAAGGACCTCACCCGCGGCAAGCGCGTGACACAGCAGGACCTCATCGTCTTCGTGAACGGCCTGGACATCTCGGACGGCGCGAAGGCCCGCCTGACGAACCTGACGCCGGCGACGTACACGGGTCTGGCGGACGAACTGGTCGACCACCTCGACGTCTGA
- a CDS encoding low molecular weight protein-tyrosine-phosphatase, whose protein sequence is MAPDVDAPFRVSFVCSGNICRSPMAGVVFAQIAADAGLADRFQVESAGTGDWHVGEPADERTIAALAARGYDGSRHRARQFDPDRFPDLDLVVALDRSHERVLRSWAPTMDDSAKVTLLLRYDDAWPQQTDVPDPYYADRHEFDRVLSTVERACRALFHQLEPAVRQGAP, encoded by the coding sequence ATGGCCCCGGACGTCGACGCCCCGTTCCGCGTCTCGTTCGTCTGCAGTGGCAACATCTGCCGGTCCCCGATGGCCGGCGTCGTCTTCGCGCAGATCGCCGCGGACGCCGGGCTCGCCGACCGCTTCCAGGTCGAGTCCGCCGGCACCGGCGACTGGCACGTCGGCGAACCGGCCGACGAGCGCACGATCGCCGCCCTCGCGGCGCGCGGATACGATGGCAGCAGGCATCGCGCCCGTCAGTTCGACCCGGACCGGTTCCCGGACCTCGATCTGGTGGTCGCACTCGACCGCTCCCACGAACGCGTCCTGCGATCGTGGGCCCCGACCATGGACGACTCCGCCAAGGTGACGCTCCTGCTGCGGTACGACGACGCCTGGCCCCAGCAGACCGACGTGCCGGACCCGTACTACGCGGACCGGCACGAGTTCGACCGAGTGCTCTCGACCGTCGAACGGGCCTGCCGGGCGCTCTTCCACCAGCTCGAGCCGGCCGTCCGTCAGGGAGCCCCATGA
- a CDS encoding phage holin family protein: MRFLVRLVVNAVALWLTTLIVSGVSVTAFGDGGTTATVLTYLLVAFVFGLVNAVIGTLIRIVAFPIYILTLGLISFIVNAILLLIVAGISDAFGFGLEVESFGWGIVGAFVLAVFAWLIGLFVRPVLNRQRA; encoded by the coding sequence ATGCGATTCCTCGTCCGCCTCGTCGTCAACGCCGTGGCCCTCTGGCTCACCACGCTCATCGTCAGCGGCGTCTCCGTCACCGCGTTCGGCGACGGTGGGACCACGGCCACCGTGCTCACCTACCTGCTCGTGGCCTTCGTGTTCGGGCTCGTCAACGCCGTGATCGGCACGCTGATCCGGATCGTGGCGTTCCCGATCTACATCCTGACCCTCGGGCTCATCTCCTTCATCGTGAACGCGATCCTGCTGCTCATCGTCGCGGGCATCTCGGATGCGTTCGGCTTCGGACTCGAGGTCGAGTCCTTCGGCTGGGGCATCGTGGGTGCCTTCGTGCTCGCCGTCTTCGCCTGGCTGATCGGGCTGTTCGTCCGTCCGGTGCTGAACCGCCAGCGGGCGTGA